Sequence from the Pelotomaculum isophthalicicum JI genome:
GCTTTCGTCCCTTATTTGGGGAGCGGCGGGTTTTATCTTATTAATTACATAAATTGAAGGAGAGGTAAGTATCAATGGTAGTAGTTATGAATTTAACAGCCGGACCGGAACAAATTCAAGCTGTTCAACAAAGGTTGGAACAATTCGGCTTTGAAATTCATATTATCCGCGGGGTTAACCGTCTGGTAATTGGCGCTGTGGGGGACCGCCGGATGATTAGTTCCCTGGGATTAGAATCCATGCCTGGAGTGGAAAAAATAGTACCCATTATGAAGCCGTATAAACTGGTCAGCCGGGAATCGAAAGGGCAGAATAGTTTAGTCAAGGTAAAAGACGTAGTCATAGGTGGAGACGACATAGTAGTAATAGCCGGTCCATGCGCGGTTGAAAATAGGGAACAGTTGCTTACCGCCGCCCGTATGGTACGCCAGGCGGGGGCGGTTGTTCTCAGGGGGGGCGCATTCAAGCCCAGAACCTCGCCATATAGCTTTCAGGGACTCGAAGAGGAAGGATTGAAATTATTGGCTGAAGCTTCTGCCGAAACTGGTTTGGTCACGGTGACTGAGATTATAGATGAAGCCAGTTTGGAGCTTGCGCTGGAATATGTTGATATTATCCAGGTGGGAGCGCGGAATATGCAAAATTTTCGCCTCTTGCGTGCGGTGGGACGCTCGGGTAAGCCGGTGCTCTTAAAGCGCGGTCTTTCAGCCACTATCGAAGAATGGCTGATGGCGGCAGAGTATGTAGTGTCTGAGGGCAATGAAAAT
This genomic interval carries:
- the aroF gene encoding 3-deoxy-7-phosphoheptulonate synthase, with amino-acid sequence MVVVMNLTAGPEQIQAVQQRLEQFGFEIHIIRGVNRLVIGAVGDRRMISSLGLESMPGVEKIVPIMKPYKLVSRESKGQNSLVKVKDVVIGGDDIVVIAGPCAVENREQLLTAARMVRQAGAVVLRGGAFKPRTSPYSFQGLEEEGLKLLAEASAETGLVTVTEIIDEASLELALEYVDIIQVGARNMQNFRLLRAVGRSGKPVLLKRGLSATIEEWLMAAEYVVSEGNENVVLCERGIRTYEIATRNTLDLSAVPVVKGQSHLPVIVDPSHATGERKLVAPMARAAVAAGADGLLIEVHPEPDKALSDGPQSLTPEDFSSLMAELRKVATAVGRHIK